The genome window CCGCGGCTTTCCCGCCGTAGAGGAGGCGGTAGTCCTCGGCGGTTCCGAGAATCTTCTTCACGTAGTTCTGCGTCTCGGGGAACGGGATGTCGTCGATGAACTCGTCGCGCTCGAGCCCCGGCCGTTCCGCGAGCCAGCGCACGACGCGGTTCTCGCCGGCGTTGTAGGCCGCGAGCGCCAGGTGCACGCCGCCGAACTGCTCGACGAGGCGCGAGAAGTACAGCGTGCCCATGCGCACGTTGGTGTCCGCGCTGGTGAGCGTGCCAACGCCGCGGTAGCGGATCCCGAGCGATCGGGCGAGCCGCCGGCCGGTCCCCGGCACCACCTGCATCAGGCCGTATGCGTTGGCCGCGGATCGGATCTCCGGATCGAACGTGGACTCCTGCGCGATCAGCGCCGCGACCAGATAGGGATCGAGACGCCGGGCGCGCGAGTGCTTCTGGATCGCCGGCCAGTAGTCGAGCGGAAAGATGACGCGGAGCAGCTCGTCCGGCAGCGCCGCGCCGCCTGCGGCGCTGAGATGCTGGGGGTACGCGCGCTTCATCTGGTTGATCGCACGACGCAGGTCCCCCTGACGGTGATAGACCCACGCGATCGTGGCGTCTAGCGCGGGCGACGTTCCCCACTGTCGCTGCGCGTATCGCAGCTCGTTCAGCGCGTCCAGCTCGAGCCCCAGGGAGAGCAGCAGCCGGATGCGGTCCGCCGTCGGCGGGAGCGCCACCGCCACGTCCGCTTCCTGCCTCGGCGCGGCCGGAGCGGCCCACGCCGCTCGAGCCACCTTGTCGATCCCCTCGAGGCGCCGCACCGCCAGGCGCCCGTAGTAGGAGTTCAGGTAATCAGCGGTGACCAGCCGGTAGCGCGCCGCGGCGCGCGCGGGATCGCCAATGCGTTCGCGTGACCGAGCGGCCCAGTACACCCACGACGGCCGGTAGTCGGATCGGGAGAACGTCGCGGCGGCCGACTCGAAGATGCGGACGGTCTCGGCGTAGTTGCCGTTCTTGTACTCCCACCAGCCAACCTTCCAGGCCGCGCGCTCGGCGCGGCTCCCCTTCGGAAAGCGGCGCAGCAGCTCGCGGAACGCCTCGGCCGCCTCCGCATCCTCGTTCTGAAGGATGTGGTGCGTGCCAAGATTGTTCAGCGCTTCCTCGGCCCACGAGCTGCCGGGGTGCGCGTCCACGAGCGCGCGCACCCGCGACAAGTACTCTTCGTGCTGGCCCAGCTCGCGGATCGCGGCGAGGTGGAAGAACTGGGCTTCGGCCTCGCGCCCGCCCGCCGCCAGGAACCCGCGCAGGCCGTCGCGCGCCGACGCGTAGCGCCGCAGGTAGAAATCGCTCTCCGCCACCCGCAGATCGGCAAGGTCGCGCTCCTCGCCGGAGGCGAGCTGACGGATCGACTGGAACGCCTCGCGAGCCTGCGCGTAGCGGCGCGACGCGAACAGTTGCTCCGCGCGCGCGAACTCCTGCTTGACGGTCGCCGGGCTGTTCGGCCGCGGCTCCACGCCGGACAGGCGCTCGAGCTCCACGTCGGCCAGCGCGGCTTCGTCGCTGAGCGGAAACT of Acidobacteriota bacterium contains these proteins:
- a CDS encoding transglycosylase SLT domain-containing protein, with amino-acid sequence MTRRIASTVTSLVLAALFFSSASVRPARSQDRAALPAVALEPTAHAPIPRDPGALWLAPGGEAGRTGQAGALLKVAQGIERFNEQRFADALPLLRAAGVAGSPLADYAVYYAGLAELRLNDVTAARRTLSALKDRPLEGYLAYASVLARGEAAELDNDHAAASALYEQLAAGRPLEPEVVVHRLGRAALAAGDKQKAVSSFLRLRYEFPLSDEAALADVELERLSGVEPRPNSPATVKQEFARAEQLFASRRYAQAREAFQSIRQLASGEERDLADLRVAESDFYLRRYASARDGLRGFLAAGGREAEAQFFHLAAIRELGQHEEYLSRVRALVDAHPGSSWAEEALNNLGTHHILQNEDAEAAEAFRELLRRFPKGSRAERAAWKVGWWEYKNGNYAETVRIFESAAATFSRSDYRPSWVYWAARSRERIGDPARAAARYRLVTADYLNSYYGRLAVRRLEGIDKVARAAWAAPAAPRQEADVAVALPPTADRIRLLLSLGLELDALNELRYAQRQWGTSPALDATIAWVYHRQGDLRRAINQMKRAYPQHLSAAGGAALPDELLRVIFPLDYWPAIQKHSRARRLDPYLVAALIAQESTFDPEIRSAANAYGLMQVVPGTGRRLARSLGIRYRGVGTLTSADTNVRMGTLYFSRLVEQFGGVHLALAAYNAGENRVVRWLAERPGLERDEFIDDIPFPETQNYVKKILGTAEDYRLLYGGKAAEQGQRPKAQSGKRR